CCGCGGCGGTGCTGTTCGCGGGATACGTGGAGCCGCTGGCCGGGATAAACGTCGACACCCGGCTCGTCGCTGCAGTCACGCTTCTCGCGCTCGCTTGCATCAATCTCCTCGGGGTACGCCAGGGCGGCAACTGGCAAAACGCGACGACGGTATTGAAGGCCGGCGCACTGGCTGCATTGATCGTCGTTTGCCTGTCGGCGCATCCGCAGGCTCACCAGGCCGCAACGCAAGTGCTGAGCGATCGCGTGGGACTTCTCGGTGCGCTGGGCGTCGCGATGCTTCCCATCCTTTTCAGCTACAACGGCTTCCAGAACGCTACGCTCATTTCTGCCGAAACGATCGAACCGGCGCGAACGATCCCGCGCGCGCTGCTGATCGGAATGATGGCCGTCGTCGTGCTCTACGTCTTAGCCAACTTCGGATATCTGCACGTTCTGGGCGCGACGGCACTGGCCGGCAGTACGGTTCCCGCCGCGGCTGCGATGGACGCGGTCGTCGGCCCGATCGGCGAAAAGCTCATCGCGATCGCGATTGCACTCTCGACGCTCGGCTACCTCAGCACGTGCATGCTCGTCCACCCTCGCGTCTACTATCACATGGCCGCCGACGGTCTATTCTTCCGGCCGCTGGCATGGGTCAGCGAATCTCGACGGGTACCCGTCGTCGCGATCTTGCTGCAAGCCGTCATCGCGTCGGCGATCGCCCTGAGCGGAAGCTACGAGCAAATCATCAACTGGGTCGTTTTACCGCAATGGCTCTTTTCGGGTCTGGCGGCCGTCGCGCTCTTCATCTTCCGCCGGCGTGATGCCGGCAAGCCCGCGCCGGCCACGCGCGTGCCGGGGCATCCGTATACGACGGCACTGTTTATCGCCGCTCTCGCCGGGATCTTCATTAGCGAGTTCGTCATCTATCCGCGCGACACCGTGTACGGCATTGCCGTACTCGTCAGCGGCGCAATCGTCTTCGCGGTGTGGCAGCGCCGGCGGCGCCCGCCGCAGCCGCAGATAACGCCGTAAGGCCGTCGCCGACCGAAGCGAACCGGCGGTAGCTATTTTGCCGCTGCTCCACGCGTCCCCAGCCATGGAAGATCAACGTGTGGCCGTTATACTGCTGCTGCGCGACCGTGACGTCCCACAGATCGGGCAAGACCTGGCCGAAAGCTACGGTGATATCGGCGGAGTCGGTGTGCGCGGGTAAGACGCTCGGGTGAAAGTGCAGCGCAACGATACGATGCGACGGTTCGTCGATCCACATCGTTCCGTCGCCGTGCTCGTCGTCGCGCTCGAGGCTCGTGAAATCGACGGCAACTGCTGCGGCCGGGCATCGTTCGCACGGAGCTGACCCGGCACTAAAGCGGTACTCGGCTAGATACTTCGTATCGATCGGTAAGTGGTAATCGTCTTCAACGTAGGTCGGTTTGTTCGCATCGTCGCCGAGCGTGCGCATCTTCACCACGGCGCCGTCGTCGCGCAACACCATCGCGCGCGAAGAGCGGTCGACGTTGTGTGCCGGGCCGTGCTCCGTGTAACGGTAAGCAAGCGAAAACGCGGTGACTCCATGGCGTGTTGCGGCAAGCGCCCGTGCGGCATCGCCGGCGAGCGTTCCGGCGTCGGTCGCCGGCGCCGCCCCGAGCCCCGCGATGACGACCAGGAGCGCAAGTTTTGACCACATGGCGAACAGGCTTCTACGAGCGCCCCTGCGTAATCCGCCGTACATGAGCAGCGTACGGGTTTTAGTCGGCACCCGTAAGGGCGCGTTCGTTTTGCGCTCGGACGGGACGCGAAAGAGCTGGCAGGTCGACGGACCGTTCTTTCCCGGATGGGAGATCTATCACGTCAACGGCTCGCCCGCCGAGCCGAACCGCATCTACGTTTCGCAAACCAGCGGCTGGTTTGGGCAGCAAATGCAACGCTCGGACGATGGCGGCAACACGTGGGAACCCATCGGTAACGAGTTTCTCTACGCCGGCGAGACCGGCACCCATCAATGGTACGACGGCACGCAGCGGCCTTGGGAGTTCAAGCGCATTTGGCATCTCGAACCATCGGCTACCGATCCCGACGTCGTCCACGCCGGCGCAGAAGACGC
Above is a window of Candidatus Baltobacteraceae bacterium DNA encoding:
- a CDS encoding amino acid permease, giving the protein MRPQLLRRLNTFDLALIAVGIVIGSGIFRTPAVVAQRAHLPALILGCWFAGGIIALIGAFIFAELAARRPLDGGLYGYLKDAYHPVVVFVFGWTFLFIVSTGANAAAAVLFAGYVEPLAGINVDTRLVAAVTLLALACINLLGVRQGGNWQNATTVLKAGALAALIVVCLSAHPQAHQAATQVLSDRVGLLGALGVAMLPILFSYNGFQNATLISAETIEPARTIPRALLIGMMAVVVLYVLANFGYLHVLGATALAGSTVPAAAAMDAVVGPIGEKLIAIAIALSTLGYLSTCMLVHPRVYYHMAADGLFFRPLAWVSESRRVPVVAILLQAVIASAIALSGSYEQIINWVVLPQWLFSGLAAVALFIFRRRDAGKPAPATRVPGHPYTTALFIAALAGIFISEFVIYPRDTVYGIAVLVSGAIVFAVWQRRRRPPQPQITP